A portion of the Pseudomonas sp. PSE14 genome contains these proteins:
- a CDS encoding L,D-transpeptidase — protein MKKLSVALLLALSASFAVATPSKPSPLSDLQAALKTLKPGQFLWYPEISPAGPVTLVVSLTEQRAYVYRNGIAIGVATVSTGKKGKETPTGVFTILQKKVEYHSDLYNSAPMPYMQRLTWDGIALHAGNLPGYPASHGCIRLPMAFAKKLYEVTGFSTTTVIISDAKSSPVEVYHPGLLAPIVSDGRPAGPHDDSGMVIPFWSDPGAEKGPLSVLISRADRRAYVYRGGLQIGTAPVAFEHPEEKTGVAAFSLMTKPTQSDIDSLNPSLRWTTVQVSDPQKGLTPAEQMGRFSMDREFLRNLMASMDVGSTLIITDLPSTRSMRSNPDFTVITTNDRPAEQKPVKNQPVN, from the coding sequence ATGAAGAAACTGTCGGTCGCTCTGCTGCTCGCCCTGAGCGCCAGCTTCGCCGTTGCAACCCCGAGCAAGCCCTCGCCACTGTCCGACCTGCAGGCGGCGCTGAAGACGCTCAAGCCCGGGCAGTTCCTCTGGTACCCGGAAATCTCCCCGGCCGGACCGGTCACGCTGGTGGTCAGCCTCACCGAACAGCGCGCCTACGTGTACCGCAACGGCATCGCCATCGGCGTGGCCACCGTCAGCACCGGCAAGAAAGGCAAGGAAACCCCCACCGGCGTGTTCACCATCCTGCAGAAGAAGGTCGAATACCATTCCGACCTCTACAACAGCGCGCCCATGCCCTACATGCAGCGCCTGACCTGGGACGGCATCGCCCTGCACGCCGGCAACCTGCCCGGTTACCCGGCCTCCCACGGCTGCATTCGCCTGCCCATGGCCTTCGCCAAGAAGCTCTACGAGGTCACCGGTTTCAGCACCACCACTGTGATCATCTCCGACGCCAAGAGCTCGCCGGTGGAGGTCTACCATCCCGGCCTGCTCGCCCCTATCGTCAGCGACGGGCGCCCCGCCGGCCCGCACGACGACAGCGGCATGGTGATACCGTTCTGGAGCGATCCGGGGGCGGAGAAAGGCCCGCTCTCCGTACTGATCAGCCGCGCCGACCGACGCGCCTACGTCTACCGTGGCGGCCTGCAGATCGGCACCGCGCCGGTGGCCTTCGAGCATCCGGAGGAAAAGACCGGCGTCGCCGCGTTCTCGCTGATGACCAAGCCCACCCAGAGCGACATCGACAGCCTGAACCCCAGCCTGCGCTGGACCACCGTGCAGGTCAGCGACCCGCAGAAAGGCCTGACGCCCGCCGAGCAAATGGGCAGGTTCAGTATGGACCGCGAGTTCCTGCGCAACCTGATGGCGAGCATGGATGTCGGCAGCACCCTGATCATCACCGACCTGCCGTCCACCCGCAGCATGCGCAGCAACCCGGACTTCACCGTCATCACCACCAACGACCGGCCGGCGGAACAGAAGCCGGTCAAGAACCAGCCGGTCAACTGA
- a CDS encoding murein L,D-transpeptidase catalytic domain family protein: MLTFSKLRGIFRITVASAALFAFGSWQSASAARLPTAEELHRLAPATNTETLRLALNALQCASTQLGGDNQLLTVIDYSKPSRDKRLWVFDLKQRKLLFEEWVAHGKKSGDDMATSFSNLPESNQSSIGLYQTGQTYTGKHGRSLRLLGLEPGFNDNSEERAIVMHAAAYADPKVVPGLGRLGRSLGCPAVRPQVAQKLIDTVKNGSYVFAYYPQQQWLKTSQFLAGQSCTVAKNPQINRYAQNLAKR; this comes from the coding sequence ATGCTGACTTTTTCGAAGTTACGGGGGATCTTCCGGATCACTGTCGCCAGTGCCGCGCTCTTCGCGTTCGGTAGCTGGCAGAGTGCGTCCGCCGCCCGCCTGCCGACGGCCGAGGAACTCCACCGCCTCGCGCCCGCCACCAACACCGAAACGCTGCGCCTGGCGCTCAACGCCCTGCAGTGCGCCAGCACCCAGCTGGGCGGCGACAACCAGCTGCTGACCGTCATCGACTACTCCAAGCCATCCCGCGACAAGCGCCTGTGGGTATTCGACCTCAAGCAACGCAAGCTGCTGTTCGAGGAGTGGGTCGCCCACGGCAAGAAGAGTGGTGACGACATGGCCACCTCCTTCTCCAACCTTCCGGAGAGCAACCAGTCCTCCATCGGCCTCTACCAGACCGGCCAGACCTACACCGGCAAGCACGGCCGCTCCCTGCGCCTGCTGGGCCTGGAGCCGGGCTTCAATGACAACAGCGAAGAACGCGCCATCGTCATGCACGCCGCCGCCTACGCCGACCCGAAGGTCGTCCCCGGCCTCGGTCGCCTGGGCCGCAGCCTGGGCTGCCCGGCGGTACGCCCGCAGGTCGCGCAGAAGCTGATCGATACGGTGAAAAACGGCAGCTACGTGTTCGCCTACTACCCGCAGCAGCAATGGCTGAAGACCTCACAGTTCCTCGCCGGGCAAAGCTGCACCGTGGCTAAGAACCCGCAGATCAACCGCTACGCGCAGAACCTCGCCAAGCGCTGA